TTAATGAAATTGAGAGCATCATCATATCTGATTTAAAAACTACCGCCAATCAATGGCGAGATAATTTGATTTATTGGCAAAATATTCATGTTAGAGCTGTAAGTAATTTAGCAAATAATTCATCTGTTTTTAATGACTTGAATTTGCTATCGGAAAAACTCAATAATACCAGAGCAATAATTGATGATATAGGTTTATTATATGTGAGCGATCGCAATGGAAATATCGTTGCATCCAGCCCTATAAAAAATCAATACGGAAAACCCTTAATTGGAACAAACATAGCTAACACAGAAGAATTTATCAAAGCACAAAAACAAGCTAATTTTCATTTTACTAACATTCATTATGACTTTGTTTTTCTAAATAATCATGTTTCTTTAGTTTATCCTTTTACCAATCAAGATAATCAATTTCAGGGAATTATATATTCTTCCATAACAAATAAGGACATTGCTGAAATTTTTATGAATAAAGAAAGTATTTCTGAAATTTTAATTCTGGATGAAAATAAAAAAATAATTGCCAGTAATACTGGGAATGGAAATATTAAAAATATAAATGAAAGTAACTATGAAATTATCGATTTAGAAAATGGTTTTTCTCAATGGCTACCAATATATCCAGGTATGCCTATAATGACTAGATGGAGTCAATCATTTTATATTTATGAAATCCCCATTAACGAAGAAACTCCTTGGACAATACTAGTAAAAATATCCACGACTCCTTATATAGAAAGGTTAAACATAATATACATAAAATCATTAGGAATTTTATTTTTTATTACAATAATAGCCTTATTTATATCTGACAGTATTAGTAAAAAATTAGTTAAACCATTAGAAAAACTAGGTAAAATTTCCACAAATTTACCCGATAAAATATTTAACAATGAAGATATTTTTTGGCCGGAAACAGATGTTGCAGAAATAGAAATATTGACAAAGAATTATAAGTTAATGGTTCGTGCTTTACAAGAAAAATTTGCTCAATTAAAAGATTCTGAACAAAATTTGACCAAAAAAGTGACAGAAAGAACTAATGAATTAACCATAAAAACTCAACAATTAGAAGCAAAAATAGAAGAAAAAAAGGCGATCGAATCTTTACTTAGAGAAAAAGATGAACGTTATGAATTAGCCGTTTCTGGTACAAACGACGGTATTTGGGATTGGAACTTAAACACTAATGAAGTATATTATTCCCCCGCTTGGATGCGTATAATTGGTTATGAATCTGAACCACTACCTCCAATCTTAGAAACATGGCTCAAACGCATTCATGAAGATGATTTAGAAAAACATTTACATGATATTCACGCCTATTTGAATCAGGAAACAAACTTATATCAAAATACCCATCGCTTAAGGCATAAACAAGGGCATTATGTTTGGGTTTTAGCCAAAGGAAAAAGAGATAATGATGCACAAGGAGAGGCTTATCGATTAGTCGGAACTATAACAGATATAAGTGATAAAATCAGGGCAGAGCAAGAGTTACAGTTAGCAAAAGAACAAGCTGAGAAAGCTAATCAAGCTAAAAGTGAATTTTTAGCCACTATGAGTCATGAAATTCGCACTCCTATGAATGCGGTAATCGGTATGACTGGTTTATTATTAGACACCCCTTTAAATAATGAGCAAAGAGAATTTGCAGAAATAATTCGCACCAGTGCCGATAGTTTATTAACTATTATCAATGACATCTTAGATTTTTCCAAAATTGAATCAGGCAAATTGGAATTAGAATATCAACCTCTATCCATTATCAACGTTATCGAAGAATCACTAGACTTATTAGCCCCAAAAGCAATTAATAAAGGTATAGAGTTAATTTATTTTATTGCCCCGGATATTCCTAAAACCATCATGGGGGATGTAACTCGTTTAAGACAAATATTAGTGAATTTATTAAATAATGCTGTCAAGTTTACCAACGAAGGAGAAATAGTTGTTTCTGTAGGGGTTAGTCGTCAATCCATTAAAGAAAATATCCTTGAATACGAGTTAATTTTTTCTGTGAAAGATACGGGTATCGGTATTCCTAGCAGTCGTATGAATAAATTATTTAAACCTTTTTCCCAAGTGGATGCTTCTACTACTCGACATTATGGCGGTACTGGATTAGGACTAGCTATTTGTAATAGATTAGTTACAATGATGGGGGGACAAATATGGGTAGAAAGCAAAGGAGTTATTGCCGGAGATTTTCCTTCAAGTTATCAGCCCAATTCTTCATTAAGTGATTTAGGATCTATATTTTCATTTACCATCAATACGAAAGTATCTAGTTGGTTAGTAAATCAAGAAAATCCCTCTTATTCCCATATTCTTCAGGATAAAGTAATTTTAATTGTTGATGACAATGAAATTAATCGTCAAGTGTTGATGATTCAGTGTCACAATCTTGGCATGAAAACCATTATTACCGCTTCGGGTAGAGAGGCTTTATTAGCCCTAAAAAATGAGCAAAAACCTGATTTAGCGGTGTTAGATATGCAGATGCCGGGGATGGATGGTTTAACTTTAGCAAAACAAATTCGCTTACTGCCCCATTGTCAGAATTTGCCCTTGATTTTACTTAGTTCCATCGGTAGTGCAGAGATACAAAAGTCTTTACAAGAAGTGGATTGGGCGGCAACTCTCACGAAACCCATCAAACAATCTCTGTTAGAAGATATTTTTATTAACGTTTGTCAAGAAAATCGTAATTATCCCCGCTTATTTTCCTCTTCTTTTTCCTCTCCCTTTGAAGATATTGCTGGTATTGCCCCATTAAAAATTCTTATAGCAGAGGACAATATTGTTAATCAAAAGGTAATTACTAACATTCTCAAACGTCTAGGTTATCGGGCAGATGTGGTGGCTAATGGTTTGGAGGTAATGGAAACCTTGAATCGTCAATCCTATGATTTAATCTTGATGGACGTGCAAATGCCAGAAATGGATGGTTTGACTGCTACTCGTCAGATTCGCACCCTGTGGAATTCTCCTAATAGTAATTTTCAGGGTATTCCCCCTTATATCATAGCAATGACGGCTAATGCCATGGAGGGCGATCGAGAAATTTGTCTAGCCGCAGGAATGGATGATTATTTATCTAAACCCGTGAGAGTAGAAAAATTAATGGAAAAGCTGAAAAATTTACGAAAAACTTATCCTAATTCAGAAATTAACCCTAAAATTGAAACAAAAAAGAATGATCAAAATCATATGGTGCAACTAGACAGAGAAGCAATTAATGAACTAAAAGAAATGTTAGGAGAAGATGATTTTCCCATAGTCTTCGCTGAATTAGTACATACTTACTTAGAAGAAAGTCCTAGTTTGATTCAAGGCTTACTGAATGGATTGGAAAATCAAAATTACCAACAAATCAAAATTAATGCCCATAGTCTTAAATCTAGTAGTGCCAGTTTAGGGGCAAAACATTTTTCCCAATTATGTAAGCAATTAGAAATGTCGGTGGTAGAAGAAAATTTTGAGTTAATACCCCAACTAATCCCGACAATTGTCAAAGAATATCAGGAGGTAGAAAAATATATGAAAATAGAGTTAAATAATCTGACTTAAATATCAAATTGTCGCTTAGGATGGACAATGGGCAAAGTAAAAAGGGCAAGGGGCAAAGGTTAAGAATTAAGAATGGCTCTTCTACAGTAGTTATGACAAATTAATAATAAATAACCTAAGTTCGGTTTAAGAATATCCGATAAGGTTAGGTGTTAGGTTGCAGGTTGCAGGTGTTTGGATGATGAGGAGATGAGGGGAGATACAGAGGGGTTTCCCTTTCCAACTAACAATTTATCACGACGAGTAGTAAGAGAGCCTTAATAATTAAAAACTCCGAACACTCATTATTCATTACTCATTTTTCTCCAACATCTTATTTGCGGAAATCCTAACAAAATCGAGCAAATTATGTCTTTTCCACTATTTATGATTCTGACACAGTGGGTTAAGATATGGGAATCATTTTTAGATAAAAATATATAGTATGGTCAATTTAAAAGGTAGAGATTTATTGAGTATTGCTGACTTAAATCAACAAGAAATTAGAACCATCTTAGATTTAGCCGCCGATTTAAAAAGTGGAAAAAAACAGTTTCAAACCAATAAAACTTTAGGACTATTATTTTATAAAGCATCCACTCGCACAAGGGTTTCTTTTAGTGTGGCAATGTATCAATTGGGGGGTAATGTTATTGACTTAAATCCCAGTCGCACTCAAGTGGGTAGAGGAGAACCTTTACAAGATACTGCGAGAGTATTGGATCGTTATTTGGATATTTTAGCCATTCGCACTTTTGCTCAAGAAGATATACAAACTTTTGCTGACTATAGTGATATTCCTATTATTAATGCTCTGACAGATTTAGAACATCCCTGCCAAATTTTAGCGGATTTACAAACTATTGAGGAGTCTTTTGGTAGTTTAGAAGGAATAACAATGACTTATTTAGGAGATGGAAATAATGTTGCTCATTCTTTGCTTTTAGGGGGAGTTTTGATGGGGATGAATGTCAGAATTGCGACTCCTGAAGGATATGAACCCAATAAAGACATTATTAAACAGGCTCAAGCCTTGGCAAAAAAATCAGAGCAAGTAGTAATCACTCATAATGCAAAAGAAGCAGTGGAAAATACTCAAGTTTTATATACTGATGTCTGGGCTAGTATGGGACAAGAAGAAGAAAGCGCTACTAGAGAGCCTATATTTCAGCCTTATCAAATTAATGAAGAATTATTAGGTATTGCGGATAAGTCGGCGATTGTTTTACATTGTCTTCCTGCTTACCGAGGGAAAGAAATTACGGAAGAGGTGATGGAGGGTAATCAATCTCGCATTTGGGATGAGGCAGAAAATAGAATGCACGCTCAAAAGGCATTAATGGCTTGTTTGTTGGGATTGAGTGATTAAAGAGGTTTCAGGTGTCAGGTTTCGGGTGTCAGGTTGCAAGTTTGAAGGTTTTAATTAATTATTAATTGCTAATTGAAATCTATTTACTATCGACGATTGAAAGTATAATATCGACTTGGAACTTTTAGAAAAATGTATCATAAATGACTAAAACAGCATGGGTATTCCCCGGGCAGGGTTCACAAACTCAAGGCATGGGGATGGATTTAATTGAAGTGGCACAGGATAAATTTAAACAGGCAGAGGAAATATTGGGATGGTCTATTATCCAGAGGTGTCAAGGAGATGAAGAAACTCTTTCTCGTACTCTTTATACCCAACCGTGTTTATATACCATAGAAGCAATTTTAGTCGATTTATTGAAGGATAAAGGCAAAAATGCCGATTTTGTCGCAGGACATAGTTTAGGGGAATATGTGGCTCTTTATGCCGCCAATGTGTATGATTTTGCTACAGGCTTAAATCTTGTGAAGATGCGATCGCAGTTTATGGATCAAGCCCAAGGAGGCAAAATGGTAGCTTTAATGAAATTTAACAGAGAAATCCTTGAGAAAACCATAGAAAATACAGAAAATGTCGTTTTAGCCAATGATAATAGCGATGGTCAGGTGGTTATTTCTGGAGAACCTAATGCCGTTGATGAAGTAGTAGAAGCCGTAAAAGCTAAATTGGCCGTACCTCTTAAAGTTTCGGGGGCGTTTCATTCTCCTTTAATGGCGATAGCCGCCGCAGAATTTGCCAAAGTTTTAGACGAAGCGGAGTTTAAAGACGCTCAAATACCTGTTTTAGCAAATGTTGATCCCAATCCTAGTATTGATGGACAAGAAATTAAAGAAAGATTAAAACAACAAATGACAGGGGGAGTGCGATGGCGTGAAATTATGGCACAAATGCCCTCATTAGGTGTTCAAGAAGTGATAGAAATTGGGCCGGGGAAGGTGTTAACGGGTTTATTTAAGCGTAGTGTCAAAGATGTAAGTTTAGTTAATATAAATGGCTTAGAAAATCTTTAAATGGGTTTGACGGTATTGGGTGCTACGTTTGAAGGTTTTATTTACTCGACCTATTGTTAATTTATTCTTTAATTATCTTCCAAGTTGAGAAGTCATCAATAGAATGAAAGAGATAATCCCATATAACTATGTAATCAACAATTTTATTTTTTATGGATTTTCTTTCTGACACTCTCATTCTTTCTCGAATGCAATTTGCATTCACTGCTATTTTTCATATGTTATGGCCTGTTTTAACTACAGGTATGGCAATTTATTTAGTGATTGTCGAGGGTTTATGGTTAAAGACGAAAAACCCCGATTATTACCATCATGCCCGTTTTTGGTCTAAGTTATATGTGTTAAACTTCGGTATTGGTGTAGCTTCAGGATCGCCTATGGCGTTTCAGTTTGGCACTAATTGGGCGCCTTTTTCTGAGTCGGTGGGAGATTTTTTCGGTAGTGTTTTAGGTTTTGAAGCAACCATGGCATTTATGCTCGAAGCTGGATTTTTAGGTATTATGCTATTTGGTTGGCAAAGGGTTAACCCCACAATTCACTATATTGCTACTATCTGTGTGGCAGTTGGTGCAAATCTATCTACTTTCTGGATTTTAACGGCTAACTCTTGGTTACAAACTCCTGCTGGGGGTGATTTTGTCGATGGCAAGTTCATTGTTAAAGATTATTTTGCGGCCATTGCTAATCCTTTTATGCTTAAGAGTGTATCTCATATGTTTTTAGCTACCCTTGAAACTTCTCTTTTTGTCATCGGTGGTATCAGTGCATGGTATATTCTCAAGAAGCGTCATCAGGCTTTTTTTGCTAAATCTTTTAAAATAGTATTAGCCGTTGCGATCGCAATTACACCTTTACAAATATTTGTGGGTCATTTAAGTGCAGAACAAGTATATCATCATCAACCTACCAAATTAGCGGCAATGGAGGCACAATGGGAAACAATTCCTGCGGGGGAAAAAGCCGATTGGAGTTTATTAGCTTTTCCCGATGAAAAAACCGAGAATAATAAATGGGAAATTACCATTCCCAATGCCTTTCCTTACATTCTTGAGTTTAAGTCCCGTTTGAGTGAACCTGTGTTAGGTTTAAAAGAATGGACTCCTGAAAATCGTCCTCGCATGGTGGGTTTAATCTATTATTCATTCCGTTTAATGAGTGGTATAGCCTTTGTCTTAGTAGGCGTAATGCTTGTGAGCGCCATTCAATGGTTAAGAGGCAAACTATCAGAGGAAAATATTATTCAACAAAAATGGTTAATGATTTCTTGGATGTGGTGCGCACCTTTGGGGTATTTAGCCGTTGAGTCTGGTTGGATAGTGCGTTGCGTAGGAAGACAACCTTGGACTGTTTATGGTGAAATTCGTACGGCAGATGCGGTTTCTAATTTACCCGCCGGGGATGTTTTAACTTCTTTAACTATTTTCATTTGTCTCTATACAGTGTTATTCTTTTCTGCTTTATATTTCGGTAGTCGTATCATTGCTAAAGGACCTAAATTTGACTTACCTCTACCCGGAGATGATAAAGATTTACCAGTGGAAGTAGATTCTGCTCAACATATTCCTGATAGTCGCCCTATTTAGTTAACCTCAGTTTGGTTTAAGAATATCGGGTAAGGGTAGGTGTCAGGTTTCAGGTGTTGGGATATTGAGATATTAGGGGAAACGAGTTAGGAGTTAATTAAACACTTTTGCCTTTTGCCTTTTGCCTTTTGCCTCTTGACTCTTACCTAGGGTGTTAGGGAGAAACTCACCCTTAAAGTGCATTGTTACTAATTACTAATTATTAATTAGCTTCAGTTATAAGGTGCGATCGCACTTATTATAGCTACATCGTAAAAAATCTGTAATCACTTAAGACAGTAAAAAAATGGAATCACTTAATTATCTTTTACCATTGGTATGGTTTGCCATCCTTGCTTTATTTCTATTTATGTATGTGATGTTGGATGGTTTTGATTTAGGGGTAGGGATTCTCTCTCTTACCTCTTCTTCTGAAGAAAGGCGTAGCGTTTTAATGACAAGTTTAAGTAATGTCTGGGATGCCAATGCTACATGGTTAATCTTAATGGGGGGAAGTCTTTTTGGTTCGTTTCCCCTCGCTTATAGTACCATTTTAAATGCTCTTTATATCCCGATTATGATTATGATTTTGGGGTTAGTGGTGCGTACGGTTTCTTTTGAATTTAGGGAAAATTCTCGTCGTAAGTTATTCTGGAATTTGGCTTTTGGGATAGGTAGTTTTGTGGCAACTTTAGGGCAGGGTTTCGCCCTTGCAGGTGTTATTGAGGGTATTCATGTGGATGCTAGTGGACATTTTATTGGTTCGACTTGGGATTGGTTTAACTGGCGTAGTGTGGTGGTTGCTTTAACTCTTATTCAGGGTTATGTTTTAATTGGTTCTTGTTATTTGATTATGAAAACGACGGGAAGTCTTCAAGAAACTCATTATAAAACCGCTAAGATTGCCGCTATTACTACTCTTATCGGTGCGATCGCAATTACTACTGTAACCCCTATATTCTCTATTTTTGCTAGAAATAGGCTCTTTGATAAACCTTTTATTTATGTATTTAGCGCCATTCCCATTTTAGGAGTAATTCTGGTGATTTTACTTTTAAGGAGTTTAGCTAAAAAAAGAGAAGTTACCCCATTTATTTACACAATTTTAATTTTCTTATTAACTTTTGTGGGATTAGCTTTAGTTGTATTTCCTTACATAATCCCTCCAAGTGTAACTATTTTTGATGCAGCAGCATCTCCTAGCTCTTTAGTTTTTATGTTGACTTTTATCGGTTTTTTAATTCCGATTATGCTGTTTTATAACGTTTATAATTACTTTGTTTTTCGAGGCAAAATTACAGGTAATTAAAAGATATGGTAATCAGGTTTGAGTTTGGAAAGAGGTTTCAGGTTTCAGGTTTCAGGTGGCAGGAGTTAGGAGTTAGGAGTTATTTAATTTTTAATTTTTAATTCTTAATTTTTCCTTTGCCCCTTGCCCCTTGCCCTTTTTTAATTTTGATAAAATTCTCGATACCATTTAACAAACTCATCAATACCCTTTTCAATGGGAGTAGAAGGTTTAAAGCCAACGGATTTATATAAGTCATCAACATCAGCATAAGTTATAGGCACATCTCCGGGTTGAATTGGCAAAAATTCTTTCTCGGCGGTGACACCTAACGATTTTTCAATGGTGGTAATAAAATCAATGAGTTTGACGGGTTTATTATTTCCAATGTTATACAGACGATAAGGTGCTTTACTATTCGGATTATCTG
This is a stretch of genomic DNA from Cyanobacterium aponinum PCC 10605. It encodes these proteins:
- a CDS encoding response regulator — encoded protein: MLKKLKTIDIALIFLVILAYLGNYFKLPLFFGVDFIFGSIFVWIITYFYGFRQGIIAGFISSIETYFLWGHPYAIVIFTIEAIFVNYFYHRRYNRNLVLINILYWLFLGIPLIAFFYGFILDVSLTGTILIILKQSINGIFNALIATLIYSYSIYLPSKFFHINKKNHNLFFRQNLFNLLVSFVLIPTLIISVINSYNSINEIESIIISDLKTTANQWRDNLIYWQNIHVRAVSNLANNSSVFNDLNLLSEKLNNTRAIIDDIGLLYVSDRNGNIVASSPIKNQYGKPLIGTNIANTEEFIKAQKQANFHFTNIHYDFVFLNNHVSLVYPFTNQDNQFQGIIYSSITNKDIAEIFMNKESISEILILDENKKIIASNTGNGNIKNINESNYEIIDLENGFSQWLPIYPGMPIMTRWSQSFYIYEIPINEETPWTILVKISTTPYIERLNIIYIKSLGILFFITIIALFISDSISKKLVKPLEKLGKISTNLPDKIFNNEDIFWPETDVAEIEILTKNYKLMVRALQEKFAQLKDSEQNLTKKVTERTNELTIKTQQLEAKIEEKKAIESLLREKDERYELAVSGTNDGIWDWNLNTNEVYYSPAWMRIIGYESEPLPPILETWLKRIHEDDLEKHLHDIHAYLNQETNLYQNTHRLRHKQGHYVWVLAKGKRDNDAQGEAYRLVGTITDISDKIRAEQELQLAKEQAEKANQAKSEFLATMSHEIRTPMNAVIGMTGLLLDTPLNNEQREFAEIIRTSADSLLTIINDILDFSKIESGKLELEYQPLSIINVIEESLDLLAPKAINKGIELIYFIAPDIPKTIMGDVTRLRQILVNLLNNAVKFTNEGEIVVSVGVSRQSIKENILEYELIFSVKDTGIGIPSSRMNKLFKPFSQVDASTTRHYGGTGLGLAICNRLVTMMGGQIWVESKGVIAGDFPSSYQPNSSLSDLGSIFSFTINTKVSSWLVNQENPSYSHILQDKVILIVDDNEINRQVLMIQCHNLGMKTIITASGREALLALKNEQKPDLAVLDMQMPGMDGLTLAKQIRLLPHCQNLPLILLSSIGSAEIQKSLQEVDWAATLTKPIKQSLLEDIFINVCQENRNYPRLFSSSFSSPFEDIAGIAPLKILIAEDNIVNQKVITNILKRLGYRADVVANGLEVMETLNRQSYDLILMDVQMPEMDGLTATRQIRTLWNSPNSNFQGIPPYIIAMTANAMEGDREICLAAGMDDYLSKPVRVEKLMEKLKNLRKTYPNSEINPKIETKKNDQNHMVQLDREAINELKEMLGEDDFPIVFAELVHTYLEESPSLIQGLLNGLENQNYQQIKINAHSLKSSSASLGAKHFSQLCKQLEMSVVEENFELIPQLIPTIVKEYQEVEKYMKIELNNLT
- the argF gene encoding ornithine carbamoyltransferase is translated as MVNLKGRDLLSIADLNQQEIRTILDLAADLKSGKKQFQTNKTLGLLFYKASTRTRVSFSVAMYQLGGNVIDLNPSRTQVGRGEPLQDTARVLDRYLDILAIRTFAQEDIQTFADYSDIPIINALTDLEHPCQILADLQTIEESFGSLEGITMTYLGDGNNVAHSLLLGGVLMGMNVRIATPEGYEPNKDIIKQAQALAKKSEQVVITHNAKEAVENTQVLYTDVWASMGQEEESATREPIFQPYQINEELLGIADKSAIVLHCLPAYRGKEITEEVMEGNQSRIWDEAENRMHAQKALMACLLGLSD
- the fabD gene encoding ACP S-malonyltransferase, which encodes MTKTAWVFPGQGSQTQGMGMDLIEVAQDKFKQAEEILGWSIIQRCQGDEETLSRTLYTQPCLYTIEAILVDLLKDKGKNADFVAGHSLGEYVALYAANVYDFATGLNLVKMRSQFMDQAQGGKMVALMKFNREILEKTIENTENVVLANDNSDGQVVISGEPNAVDEVVEAVKAKLAVPLKVSGAFHSPLMAIAAAEFAKVLDEAEFKDAQIPVLANVDPNPSIDGQEIKERLKQQMTGGVRWREIMAQMPSLGVQEVIEIGPGKVLTGLFKRSVKDVSLVNINGLENL
- a CDS encoding cytochrome ubiquinol oxidase subunit I, encoding MDFLSDTLILSRMQFAFTAIFHMLWPVLTTGMAIYLVIVEGLWLKTKNPDYYHHARFWSKLYVLNFGIGVASGSPMAFQFGTNWAPFSESVGDFFGSVLGFEATMAFMLEAGFLGIMLFGWQRVNPTIHYIATICVAVGANLSTFWILTANSWLQTPAGGDFVDGKFIVKDYFAAIANPFMLKSVSHMFLATLETSLFVIGGISAWYILKKRHQAFFAKSFKIVLAVAIAITPLQIFVGHLSAEQVYHHQPTKLAAMEAQWETIPAGEKADWSLLAFPDEKTENNKWEITIPNAFPYILEFKSRLSEPVLGLKEWTPENRPRMVGLIYYSFRLMSGIAFVLVGVMLVSAIQWLRGKLSEENIIQQKWLMISWMWCAPLGYLAVESGWIVRCVGRQPWTVYGEIRTADAVSNLPAGDVLTSLTIFICLYTVLFFSALYFGSRIIAKGPKFDLPLPGDDKDLPVEVDSAQHIPDSRPI
- the cydB gene encoding cytochrome d ubiquinol oxidase subunit II gives rise to the protein MESLNYLLPLVWFAILALFLFMYVMLDGFDLGVGILSLTSSSEERRSVLMTSLSNVWDANATWLILMGGSLFGSFPLAYSTILNALYIPIMIMILGLVVRTVSFEFRENSRRKLFWNLAFGIGSFVATLGQGFALAGVIEGIHVDASGHFIGSTWDWFNWRSVVVALTLIQGYVLIGSCYLIMKTTGSLQETHYKTAKIAAITTLIGAIAITTVTPIFSIFARNRLFDKPFIYVFSAIPILGVILVILLLRSLAKKREVTPFIYTILIFLLTFVGLALVVFPYIIPPSVTIFDAAASPSSLVFMLTFIGFLIPIMLFYNVYNYFVFRGKITGN